In the genome of Kiritimatiellia bacterium, one region contains:
- a CDS encoding DUF2339 domain-containing protein yields the protein MTGALLLLFVLGLVGLPLALSIWALVHSSRLSTRLDELRKEMEGLRRGLTGPGGPPPLPGGPCAPLRHPDSTSSPATPPRAAERAPPSMFPPPPPATTACASPAIEETLGGRAAAWAGVVALMLGVAFFVVYAIQRAWLGPEIRVAAGVLAGAGMVVVGHRLALRPQPPTALARLLTGGGAGLLYYSVYAASARYGLLGPTVAFVALLLVSAAVFALASLYRSPVIAALAVLGAHGSPFIATVDRPQGLFVLAIVALINLPVLALIARHRWASLGVQMFALSWLQYTIAVGSGWSGLGEGHSIRGTAIAAILWAQVAASADRLHHRPAGALLALNSLALLGALAHWFDTSDLAGWFGTALLTAAVAHLGWALGLRRRLGLASAPVAVRLLAALMFAALALPAQLDGAWVSAGWILGGALIARFGGHLEIPLLRETSVMMCVAGLGKSLLYDATLYPEPPRLFLNARFAVSLLGAVALAGLGPSRRMPRASAAERPTLTWLSAALLAAAAAVWADVGWWRGWRDPVGAAITTATLVMLALAFSTIARRETADRAELFARALLLAAALKLVMVDLPLTRLHLANIAPFRAVVVWSWLGTMALAFAAAGRRTGAPRGWTTAPQVAALVAAIITVTLELARTGRGWRSSYITIWWVAAALALVIAGLATRRAHLRQLGLLVFTVATTKLFLLDIAALDGLHRVAAFLTAGTALVGLSYLYQSVARTRLATHSEAGPP from the coding sequence GTGACGGGGGCGCTTCTGCTGCTGTTCGTGCTCGGCCTTGTGGGGTTGCCTCTGGCCTTGTCCATTTGGGCGCTCGTTCATTCATCCCGGCTCTCCACCCGCCTCGACGAGCTTCGGAAGGAGATGGAGGGGCTCCGGCGCGGACTGACCGGGCCCGGCGGCCCGCCGCCCCTTCCCGGCGGCCCCTGTGCGCCGCTTCGTCACCCCGATTCGACCTCATCGCCCGCCACGCCCCCGCGCGCCGCCGAGCGCGCACCGCCGTCCATGTTCCCACCGCCGCCGCCGGCGACGACCGCTTGCGCCTCCCCCGCGATCGAAGAAACGCTCGGCGGCCGCGCCGCGGCCTGGGCGGGAGTCGTCGCGTTGATGCTGGGTGTGGCGTTCTTTGTCGTCTACGCAATCCAGCGCGCGTGGCTCGGGCCGGAGATCCGCGTCGCCGCCGGTGTGCTGGCCGGAGCCGGCATGGTGGTCGTGGGCCATCGCCTCGCGCTGCGGCCGCAGCCGCCGACTGCGCTCGCCCGCCTGCTCACCGGTGGCGGGGCCGGTCTGCTGTACTACAGCGTGTACGCCGCCAGCGCACGGTACGGCTTGCTCGGCCCGACAGTCGCCTTTGTGGCACTGTTGCTCGTCTCTGCCGCTGTGTTCGCGCTGGCCTCGCTGTACCGCAGCCCGGTCATCGCCGCGCTCGCGGTGCTGGGGGCGCACGGCTCGCCGTTCATCGCCACGGTGGACCGGCCTCAGGGTCTCTTCGTACTCGCGATCGTCGCGCTCATCAATTTGCCGGTGCTGGCGCTGATCGCACGCCATCGTTGGGCCTCGCTGGGGGTCCAAATGTTTGCGCTGTCCTGGCTGCAGTACACGATCGCGGTGGGCAGCGGGTGGTCGGGTCTCGGGGAGGGGCACAGCATTCGCGGAACCGCGATCGCCGCGATTCTGTGGGCGCAGGTGGCGGCGAGCGCGGACCGTCTCCACCACCGCCCCGCCGGTGCGCTGCTGGCGCTGAACTCTCTGGCGCTGCTGGGCGCGCTCGCGCACTGGTTCGACACATCCGACCTCGCCGGTTGGTTCGGTACCGCGCTGCTCACCGCAGCAGTTGCGCACCTTGGATGGGCGCTGGGCCTGCGGCGGCGGCTCGGGTTGGCCTCCGCACCGGTCGCCGTTCGATTGCTCGCCGCGCTGATGTTCGCGGCGCTCGCGCTGCCCGCGCAGCTCGACGGCGCATGGGTCTCCGCGGGCTGGATTCTTGGCGGCGCACTCATCGCACGGTTCGGCGGTCACCTCGAGATCCCGCTGCTGCGCGAAACGTCGGTGATGATGTGCGTGGCCGGGCTGGGCAAATCGCTGCTGTACGACGCCACGCTGTATCCGGAGCCGCCCCGCCTGTTTCTGAACGCGCGCTTCGCGGTGAGTCTGCTGGGCGCTGTCGCGCTCGCGGGGCTTGGGCCATCGCGGCGCATGCCGCGCGCGTCCGCGGCAGAGCGCCCGACCCTGACGTGGCTCTCCGCGGCACTGCTGGCGGCGGCCGCCGCGGTATGGGCTGATGTGGGCTGGTGGCGCGGCTGGCGTGACCCCGTCGGCGCAGCGATCACCACGGCGACCCTCGTGATGCTCGCCCTCGCGTTCTCCACGATCGCACGACGCGAAACGGCCGACCGGGCCGAGCTCTTCGCCCGGGCGCTGCTGCTCGCCGCCGCGCTCAAGCTGGTGATGGTGGACCTGCCGCTGACCCGCCTGCACCTTGCAAACATCGCCCCTTTTCGCGCCGTCGTGGTCTGGTCGTGGCTGGGCACGATGGCCCTCGCGTTCGCCGCCGCCGGTCGCCGCACCGGCGCGCCCCGGGGATGGACCACCGCACCGCAGGTCGCCGCGCTCGTCGCCGCGATCATCACCGTCACGCTGGAGCTTGCTCGCACCGGGCGCGGTTGGCGCTCCTCATACATCACCATCTGGTGGGTGGCGGCCGCGTTGGCGCTGGTGATTGCGGGGCTGGCAACGCGCCGTGCCCATCTGCGGCAACTGGGTCTGCTGGTGTTTACGGTGGCGACCACAAAACTGTTCCTGCTGGACATTGCGGCGTTGGACGGCCTCCACCGCGTTGCGGCATTCCTCACGGCAGGAACAGCACTGGTGGGTCTCTCGTACCTCTACCAGAGCGTCGCGAGAACGCGGCTTGCGACCCACTCGGAGGCCGGACCACCGTGA
- the recJ gene encoding single-stranded-DNA-specific exonuclease RecJ, translating to MRSAARTWRWPKPDAAAVRRLVAHLRCPVPIARLLVARNAPTPDAARALLEPCTWRPGAAHPLPDLDRAAELIATAIRARRRITIFGDFDADGVTATALLTRRLRELGAAASPFLPHRIGEGYGLSPAAVRRCLRRQSPQLIITVDCGTTAREAIRELRSAGVDVVITDHHLPEGRLPAAAAVVNPHLTAGSRPVAGVGLALEVACAVGERLGRPLEPSAAGAMLQLAAIGTIADCVPLTDVNRTLVRAGIEAMSAAPLPGVSALMETAEVTAVRGAWEIAFVLAPRINAAGRIGAADVALELLLASAPSRAARLAAELEEANRRRQRLEREVLEEAVRQIEETPSSDREFGVVAAGRGWHPGVVGIVAARLVAMYRRPAVVIAIGQRGTARGSARGIAGVDIAGVLRDCAAHLQRVGGHAMAAGLEIDPRRVPAFALAFNEAVRRHLQGRPPEPLLQVDATLRLDEVSAELLDWIERLGPYGHGFPSPVWGIRRARITDWKIAKDRHVMMELSQGSHRCRAVAFHRAGEPQPAGAVDVAVELKRRERDGRAEADLQVVDWRGYGPAP from the coding sequence ATGCGGAGCGCAGCGCGAACCTGGCGGTGGCCCAAACCGGATGCCGCCGCGGTGCGGCGCCTCGTCGCGCACCTCCGCTGCCCCGTCCCGATCGCGCGGCTGTTGGTCGCCCGCAACGCGCCGACGCCCGACGCTGCACGCGCACTGCTGGAGCCTTGCACCTGGCGACCTGGCGCTGCGCACCCACTGCCGGATCTCGATCGCGCCGCGGAACTGATCGCGACAGCGATCCGGGCCCGCCGGCGAATCACGATCTTTGGCGACTTCGACGCCGACGGCGTCACCGCCACCGCGCTGCTGACGCGCCGACTCCGCGAACTGGGCGCCGCCGCCTCTCCCTTTCTGCCCCACCGCATCGGCGAGGGCTATGGCCTGAGTCCCGCCGCGGTGCGCCGGTGCCTTCGCCGCCAGTCCCCGCAGCTGATCATCACGGTGGATTGCGGCACCACCGCACGCGAAGCGATACGGGAGCTGCGCTCTGCCGGCGTGGACGTCGTGATCACCGACCATCACCTCCCCGAGGGGCGTCTGCCGGCGGCCGCCGCGGTCGTCAACCCCCATCTCACCGCGGGGTCGAGACCAGTGGCGGGCGTCGGTCTCGCGCTGGAAGTGGCCTGCGCAGTCGGCGAACGACTCGGCCGGCCGCTGGAGCCGTCCGCTGCCGGCGCGATGCTGCAGTTGGCGGCCATCGGCACGATCGCCGACTGCGTCCCGCTGACGGATGTCAACCGGACCCTCGTCCGCGCAGGTATCGAGGCGATGAGCGCCGCCCCCCTCCCCGGCGTCTCGGCGCTGATGGAGACCGCCGAGGTGACCGCGGTGCGCGGCGCGTGGGAAATCGCGTTTGTGCTCGCACCGCGCATCAACGCCGCCGGACGAATCGGCGCGGCGGACGTCGCGTTGGAGCTGCTACTGGCCTCCGCCCCTTCTCGCGCTGCCCGGCTGGCCGCGGAGCTCGAAGAGGCCAACCGCCGCCGCCAGCGGCTCGAACGAGAGGTGCTGGAGGAGGCCGTCCGTCAGATCGAAGAGACGCCGTCATCCGATCGCGAATTCGGCGTGGTCGCCGCCGGCCGGGGATGGCACCCGGGGGTGGTCGGCATCGTCGCGGCAAGACTGGTAGCAATGTATCGCCGGCCGGCCGTGGTGATCGCGATCGGACAGCGCGGAACCGCACGCGGATCCGCGCGCGGCATCGCGGGTGTGGACATCGCCGGCGTGCTACGCGACTGCGCCGCACATCTCCAACGGGTCGGTGGCCATGCGATGGCGGCCGGTCTGGAAATCGACCCGCGCCGGGTGCCCGCATTTGCGCTGGCGTTCAACGAGGCGGTGCGACGTCACCTTCAGGGTCGGCCACCTGAGCCGCTGCTGCAGGTGGACGCCACCCTCCGACTGGACGAAGTGTCCGCGGAGCTGCTCGACTGGATCGAACGGCTCGGCCCCTACGGCCACGGCTTTCCGTCACCGGTGTGGGGAATCCGTCGCGCACGGATCACCGACTGGAAGATCGCAAAGGATCGCCACGTGATGATGGAGCTGAGCCAGGGCTCGCATCGGTGTCGCGCGGTGGCATTTCATCGGGCCGGCGAGCCGCAACCCGCGGGTGCGGTGGACGTGGCCGTCGAGCTGAAACGACGGGAGCGAGACGGTCGCGCCGAGGCGGATCTGCAAGTGGTCGACTGGCGCGGCTACGGGCCGGCACCATGA